From a region of the Rhinatrema bivittatum unplaced genomic scaffold, aRhiBiv1.1, whole genome shotgun sequence genome:
- the LOC115082481 gene encoding olfactory receptor 1G1-like, with protein sequence METENCTSVTSFILLGMSDLPNYRITLFLVFITMYLLNLLGNIVMLVLIITDPQLQTPMYFFLSNLSFVDMCLVSVTVPKLLANFLSKSKIISYSGCIAQLYFYIVMVINECFLLSVMAYDRYVAICNPLRYRMVMSRIFCNLLVASCWTISHLHSLLHTLLISRLSFCKSNIIDNFFCDIPPLLKLSCSDISTNELAIFVEGAMVATGAFLCIFISYIRIISAILNIRSAEGKRKAFSTCSSHLIVVTLFFGSAFFTYYQASSSYNHERNRFMTVIYTIVTPMLNPFIYSLRNNLVKGALRRALGRWKRPVH encoded by the coding sequence ATGGAAACTGAAAATTGCACCAGTGTGACATCATTCATTCTCTTGGGAATGTCAGATCTTCCAAATTATCGGATCACTCTGTTCTTGGTGTTTATAACTATGTACCTTCTTAACTTGCTAGGAAATATTGTTATGCTTGTATTAATAATCACTGACCCTCAACTTCAAACCCCAATGTATTTCTTCCTCAGTAATTTGTCCTTTGTGGACATGTGTTTGGTCTCTGTCACTGTCCCCAAACTACTGGCCAACTTCCTTTCTAAGAGTAAAATAATTTCTTACTCAGGCTGTATTGCACAGCTGTATTTCTATATTGTTATGGTGATTAATGAATGTTTTCTCCTATCAGTTATGGCATATGACCGGTATGTGGCCATCTGTAATCCTCTCCGTTATAGAATGGTGATGAGCAGGATATTCTGTAACCTGTTGGTAGCAAGTTGTTGGACCATTTCTCACCTCCATTCTTTATTGCACACTTTGTTGATATCTCGGTTGTCCTTCTGCAAGTCAAATATCATCGATAACTTCTTCTGTGACATCCCACCATTGCTAAAGCTCTCCTGCTCTGATATCTCCACCAATGAGCTAGCAATTTTTGTTGAAGGAGCCATGGTAGCAACAGGAGCCTTCCTCTGCATATTCATCTCTTACATCCGCATTATTTCTGCCATACTAAACATCCGGTCTGCTGAGGGGAAACGCAAAGCCTTTTCCACCTGCTCCTCTCATCTCATTGTAGTCACATTGTTCTTTGGGTCTGCTTTTTTTACCTACTATCAGGCCTCTTCTAGCTATAACCATGAGAGGAACAGATTCATGACTGTGATATACACCATCGTCACACCAATGCTGAACCCATTCATCTATAGTCTCAGAAACAATCTTGTGAAGGGAGCTCTAAGACGTGCACTTGGTAGATGGAAAAGACCTGTTCATTAA